One window from the genome of Nisaea sediminum encodes:
- a CDS encoding helix-turn-helix domain-containing protein translates to MRRTLLGISQEKLGQALGLTFQQVQKYERGANRIGASRLYDLSRVLEVPVNYFFEEMAQEVREQSPGRLFEKEQEPEAYQLPDDPMNRRETLELVRAYYRIADPEARRRLFDLMRSIANTFDGEESE, encoded by the coding sequence ATGCGCCGTACGCTTCTCGGCATCAGCCAGGAGAAGCTCGGTCAGGCGCTCGGACTGACGTTTCAGCAGGTGCAGAAGTATGAACGCGGCGCAAACCGGATTGGCGCGAGCCGGTTGTACGATCTGAGCCGGGTGCTCGAGGTTCCGGTCAATTACTTCTTCGAAGAGATGGCACAGGAAGTCCGCGAGCAGTCGCCCGGACGCCTGTTCGAAAAAGAGCAGGAACCAGAGGCCTACCAGCTTCCCGACGACCCGATGAACCGTCGCGAAACCCTTGAACTCGTTCGTGCCTATTACCGGATCGCGGACCCGGAAGCCCGGCGCCGGCTGTTCGATCTGATGCGTTCGATCGCGAACACTTTCGACGGCGAGGAGTCCGAATAG
- the nusA gene encoding transcription termination factor NusA has product METATQPKLELIQVADVVAREKGIERDEVLEAMEQAIQKAGRSKYGHDRDIRANIDRASGAIELVRVTEVVDEVEDEMTQISVAAAQKRDPNLKAGDLIVDPLPPIDFGRIAAQTAKQVIVQKVREAERARQYEEFKDRVGEIVNGIVKRVEFGNVTIDLGRAEAVLRRDELLPRESFRNGDRVRAYIYDVREEQRGPQIFLSRTHPQFMANLFKQEVPEIYDGIIEIKSVARDPGSRAKIAVISYDGSIDPVGACVGMRGSRVQAVVGELQGEKIDIIPWSEDPATFVVNGLAPAEVSKVVLDEEQRRIEVVVPDDQLSLAIGRRGQNVRLASILTGWDIDILTEAEESERRQEEFKTRSKTFIDSLDIDDVIAHLLVAEGFTSVDEIAYSPLEDLMSIEGFDADIAEELQNRALAFAEAERNRLQDRSTELGVAEDLLNFEGLSLANIVQLAEQGVKTLDDLADLAGDELIEMLPEAGLDQNTANEVIMAARAHWFEDEESEAGDDGAEAGEAHDETPAT; this is encoded by the coding sequence ATGGAAACGGCAACCCAACCCAAGCTTGAACTGATTCAAGTCGCCGATGTCGTAGCGCGCGAGAAAGGTATCGAGCGCGACGAGGTCCTGGAGGCGATGGAGCAGGCGATCCAGAAAGCCGGCCGCTCCAAATACGGCCACGATCGTGACATCCGGGCCAATATCGACCGCGCCAGCGGCGCTATCGAACTCGTCCGCGTGACCGAGGTGGTCGACGAGGTTGAGGACGAGATGACCCAGATCTCGGTCGCCGCCGCGCAGAAGCGGGACCCGAACCTGAAGGCGGGCGACCTGATCGTCGATCCGCTGCCGCCGATCGATTTCGGCCGCATCGCCGCGCAGACCGCCAAGCAGGTGATCGTGCAGAAGGTGCGCGAGGCAGAGCGGGCCCGCCAGTACGAAGAGTTCAAGGACCGCGTCGGCGAGATCGTCAACGGCATCGTCAAGCGGGTCGAGTTCGGCAACGTCACCATCGATCTCGGCCGGGCCGAGGCGGTGCTGCGCCGCGATGAGCTGCTGCCGCGCGAAAGCTTCCGCAACGGCGACCGCGTGCGCGCCTACATCTACGACGTCCGCGAGGAACAGCGGGGCCCGCAGATCTTCCTCTCGCGCACCCATCCGCAGTTCATGGCCAACCTGTTCAAGCAGGAAGTGCCGGAAATCTACGACGGCATCATCGAGATCAAGTCGGTCGCCCGCGATCCGGGCAGCCGCGCAAAGATCGCGGTGATTTCCTACGACGGCAGCATCGATCCGGTCGGCGCCTGCGTCGGCATGCGCGGCTCGCGCGTGCAGGCCGTGGTCGGCGAGCTGCAGGGCGAGAAGATCGACATCATTCCCTGGTCCGAGGACCCGGCGACCTTCGTGGTCAACGGTCTCGCTCCGGCGGAGGTCAGCAAGGTGGTCCTGGACGAGGAGCAGCGCCGTATCGAAGTGGTGGTGCCGGACGACCAGCTCAGCCTCGCCATCGGCCGCCGCGGCCAGAACGTGCGCCTCGCCTCCATCCTCACCGGCTGGGATATCGACATCCTGACCGAGGCCGAGGAGTCCGAGCGCCGTCAGGAAGAGTTCAAGACCCGGTCGAAGACCTTCATCGACTCCCTCGATATCGACGATGTCATTGCGCATCTGCTTGTCGCGGAAGGCTTCACCTCGGTCGACGAGATCGCCTATTCGCCGCTCGAGGATCTGATGAGCATCGAAGGTTTCGATGCGGATATCGCCGAGGAGCTGCAGAACCGGGCGCTGGCCTTTGCCGAGGCCGAACGCAACCGTCTCCAGGACCGCAGCACCGAACTCGGCGTGGCGGAAGACCTGCTGAATTTCGAGGGCCTGAGCCTCGCCAATATCGTCCAGCTCGCCGAACAGGGCGTGAAGACTCTGGACGATCTGGCGGATCTCGCCGGCGACGAGCTGATCGAGATGCTGCCGGAGGCGGGCCTCGATCAGAACACGGCGAACGAGGTCATCATGGCGGCCCGCGCGCACTGGTTCGAGGACGAGGAGTCCGAGGCCGGCGACGACGGTGCCGAAGCTGGGGAGGCTCATGACGAGACCCCGGCAACATGA
- the trmB gene encoding tRNA (guanosine(46)-N7)-methyltransferase TrmB produces the protein MPTGKEDPKDIVQRDRVFYGRRRGRRLRAGMETLLETRLPELRVELPDTPGARLDPRRLFPPDTEEIWLEIGFGGGEHLAAQAEMNPRVGFIGSEPFMNGVASLIRHCEDRGLGNVRIYPDDVRDLLAVLPDGCLDRIAVLFADPWPKKRHHARRIIQHETIAEFHRLLKPGGELRLATDDMGYLRWMLARATANEGFRWLARGPQDWRVRPDDWPETRYEAKARAQGRRPAFMRFERLDTTG, from the coding sequence GTGCCCACGGGCAAGGAAGATCCGAAAGACATTGTACAGCGCGACCGCGTCTTCTATGGCAGAAGGCGCGGTCGGCGCTTGCGTGCGGGTATGGAGACGCTGCTCGAAACGCGGCTGCCGGAGCTTCGCGTGGAGCTGCCGGACACACCCGGCGCCAGGCTGGATCCACGGAGACTGTTTCCGCCGGATACGGAAGAGATCTGGCTCGAGATCGGCTTCGGCGGCGGCGAGCATCTGGCCGCCCAGGCGGAAATGAACCCACGGGTCGGCTTCATCGGCTCCGAGCCTTTCATGAACGGCGTCGCCAGCCTGATCCGCCATTGCGAGGATCGCGGTCTCGGCAATGTGCGGATCTATCCGGACGACGTGCGCGACCTGCTCGCCGTACTGCCGGATGGCTGCCTCGACCGGATCGCCGTACTCTTCGCCGACCCTTGGCCGAAGAAGCGGCACCATGCACGCCGCATCATCCAGCACGAGACCATTGCCGAATTTCACCGCCTGCTGAAGCCGGGTGGCGAGCTCCGGCTGGCAACCGACGATATGGGCTATCTGCGCTGGATGCTGGCGCGGGCGACGGCGAATGAGGGATTTCGCTGGCTTGCGCGCGGACCGCAGGATTGGCGGGTCCGGCCGGACGACTGGCCCGAGACGCGCTACGAGGCCAAGGCCCGGGCGCAGGGCCGGCGGCCGGCCTTCATGCGTTTCGAGCGTCTCGATACCACCGGTTGA
- a CDS encoding hemolysin family protein — MSSDTEKATPDAELPVSPAEHSDTQERRDASWQPLKQIVKAFRLKRNGSSSVRDALEELIDEDSKGEPGEGLAIDPHERALIRNILGLRDITARDVMVPRADITGVEISTSLDKLVDDMVKDAHSRVPVYRETLDDVVGMVHMKDVLAHIHAGKDVPLSSLLREVLFVSPSIRAMDLLQEMRLTRRHLALVVDEFGGVDGLITIEDLVEEIVGDIVDEHDVDEGPKISMVGPDTAIADARAEIEEFEELFGEVLDEEEREEIDTVGGLVFSLAGRVAARGELLTHPAGIEFEVLEGDSRRIKRIRIRRVEPDALLPEAGS, encoded by the coding sequence ATGAGTTCCGACACCGAAAAGGCGACGCCCGATGCAGAACTGCCGGTTTCTCCGGCGGAGCACAGCGATACGCAAGAACGCCGCGATGCCTCATGGCAACCGCTCAAGCAGATCGTAAAGGCCTTCAGGCTGAAGCGAAACGGAAGCTCGTCCGTCCGCGACGCTCTGGAGGAGCTGATCGACGAGGACAGCAAGGGCGAGCCCGGCGAAGGTCTCGCGATCGATCCGCACGAACGGGCGCTGATCCGGAACATCCTCGGGCTGCGGGACATCACCGCGCGGGATGTGATGGTCCCGCGCGCGGATATTACCGGGGTCGAGATCAGCACCTCGCTCGACAAGCTGGTCGACGACATGGTGAAGGACGCGCACAGCCGCGTTCCGGTCTATCGCGAGACCCTCGATGATGTCGTCGGCATGGTCCACATGAAGGACGTGCTGGCGCATATCCATGCCGGCAAGGACGTCCCGCTCAGCTCGCTGCTGCGCGAGGTGCTCTTCGTGTCGCCGTCGATCCGGGCGATGGATCTGCTGCAGGAAATGCGGCTGACCCGGCGCCATCTCGCCCTCGTCGTGGACGAGTTCGGCGGGGTCGACGGACTGATCACGATCGAGGACCTGGTCGAGGAGATCGTCGGCGATATCGTCGACGAGCACGATGTGGACGAAGGTCCGAAGATCTCCATGGTCGGGCCCGACACCGCGATCGCCGACGCCCGGGCCGAGATCGAGGAGTTCGAGGAATTGTTCGGCGAGGTCCTGGACGAGGAGGAGCGCGAGGAGATCGACACGGTCGGCGGCCTCGTCTTCTCTCTCGCCGGACGGGTCGCCGCGCGCGGCGAACTCCTGACCCACCCTGCCGGCATCGAATTCGAGGTGCTGGAGGGGGATTCCCGCCGGATCAAGCGGATCCGTATCCGCCGGGTGGAGCCGGACGCGCTCCTGCCGGAGGCCGGTTCGTGA
- a CDS encoding RNA-binding protein, whose amino-acid sequence MTRPRQHETLALADSDRSGRGDRRCIATGASGGPEGMIRFVIGPDGDVVPDLSEKLPGRGLWVTASRDALAEASRKRAFSRAAKQKVTVRDDLVEAVEAMLVASIQSLIGLARRAGAAIAGHAKVEDAVRHHKAVLLIEAADGAVDAREKMKRLGDGLPAMALLTRSELGAAFDREQTVHAAILAAGDHSKGLTARLTREFARLAGFRGDISRLGLENNG is encoded by the coding sequence ATGACGAGACCCCGGCAACATGAGACCCTCGCGCTAGCCGATAGCGACCGTTCCGGCCGCGGCGACCGCAGGTGCATCGCCACCGGCGCGAGCGGCGGCCCGGAGGGCATGATCCGTTTTGTGATCGGCCCGGACGGTGACGTGGTCCCGGATCTTTCCGAAAAGCTGCCCGGCCGCGGCCTCTGGGTCACGGCGAGCCGGGATGCGCTTGCCGAGGCCAGCCGCAAGCGGGCCTTTTCCCGTGCCGCCAAGCAGAAGGTCACGGTGCGCGACGACCTCGTCGAGGCCGTCGAAGCCATGCTCGTTGCCTCGATCCAGTCGCTTATCGGGCTGGCCCGGCGGGCAGGAGCGGCCATCGCCGGTCATGCCAAGGTCGAGGACGCCGTGCGTCACCACAAGGCGGTTCTGCTGATCGAAGCGGCGGACGGCGCCGTGGATGCGCGGGAAAAGATGAAGCGGCTTGGCGATGGCCTTCCGGCCATGGCGCTGCTGACCCGCTCCGAGCTCGGAGCGGCCTTCGACCGTGAGCAGACGGTGCATGCGGCCATCCTGGCGGCAGGCGACCATTCGAAGGGTCTGACGGCCCGTTTGACACGAGAATTTGCACGACTTGCAGGATTCCGGGGCGATATTTCTCGACTCGGCTTGGAAAACAACGGCTAG
- the rimP gene encoding ribosome maturation factor RimP, translated as MTQQLNERIAAMIGPSVESMGYDLVRVSFTGGRKAVLQIMAERTDRTQMTVDDCADISRAISLILDVEDPISGEYNLEVSSPGIDRPLVRPEDYDRFSGFEAKIELEVPVDGRKRFRGEVLGAAEDGTVAIEQDGEKLSFPFAAIRTAKLVLTDALIDAAERGEI; from the coding sequence GTGACGCAACAGCTTAACGAGCGCATTGCCGCGATGATCGGGCCATCGGTCGAGTCGATGGGATACGATCTTGTGCGGGTGAGCTTCACCGGCGGCCGGAAGGCCGTCCTGCAGATTATGGCGGAGCGCACCGACCGTACCCAGATGACGGTCGACGATTGCGCCGATATCAGCCGGGCGATCTCCCTGATCCTCGATGTCGAGGACCCGATCTCCGGGGAATACAATCTCGAGGTCAGTTCGCCCGGGATCGACCGCCCGCTGGTGCGGCCGGAGGATTACGACCGTTTCAGCGGTTTCGAGGCGAAGATCGAACTCGAGGTGCCGGTGGACGGACGCAAGCGGTTCCGGGGCGAAGTCCTCGGGGCCGCGGAAGACGGAACCGTCGCGATCGAACAGGACGGGGAGAAGCTGAGCTTTCCCTTTGCTGCGATCCGCACGGCGAAACTGGTATTGACCGATGCTCTGATCGACGCTGCCGAGCGCGGCGAGATCTGA
- the miaB gene encoding tRNA (N6-isopentenyl adenosine(37)-C2)-methylthiotransferase MiaB, with protein sequence MSKKLFIKTYGCQMNVYDSERMTDSLVSLGYDPVATPEDVDMVILNTCHIREKATEKVFSELGRIRLEKEARAAEGRPLLIAVAGCVAQAEGEEIVRRAPFVDLVFGPQTYHRLPELVREAERKAGERQAASGGRGTRGAGVVDTDFPVESKFDFLPEERHASSAAAFLSIQEGCDKFCSFCVVPYTRGAEFSRPAEQVLAEARRLVASGTSELTLLGQNVNAYHGEAGGGEWGLGRLIRALAEIDGLERIRYTTSHPNDVDEELIAAHRDVPQLMPYLHLPVQSGSDRILRAMNRKHDAAAYRRVVERLREARPDLALSSDFIVGHPGESDADFAETLKLVTDIGYAQAYSFKYSPRPGTPAAGTDMQVDEAVKSDRLETLQQLLNAQQLAYNAASAGTVQPVLVERTGHKDGQLIGRGPYMQSVHFTGSERLVGTIVDVRIDAGHANSLSGTVVTSEWGGVPGFSPRNPDHERAIA encoded by the coding sequence GTGAGCAAGAAACTCTTCATCAAGACCTATGGCTGCCAGATGAACGTCTACGACAGCGAGCGTATGACGGACAGCCTCGTTTCCCTCGGATACGATCCGGTGGCAACGCCGGAAGACGTGGACATGGTGATCCTCAACACCTGCCATATCCGCGAAAAAGCGACGGAGAAGGTCTTTTCCGAGCTCGGACGGATCCGACTTGAGAAGGAAGCGCGCGCCGCCGAGGGCAGGCCGCTGCTGATCGCGGTCGCGGGCTGTGTCGCCCAGGCGGAGGGCGAGGAGATCGTGCGCCGCGCGCCCTTCGTGGATCTCGTGTTCGGTCCGCAGACCTACCACCGGCTTCCGGAACTGGTGCGCGAAGCCGAGCGCAAGGCTGGCGAGCGGCAAGCCGCTTCCGGCGGACGCGGCACCCGCGGTGCCGGCGTGGTGGACACCGACTTCCCGGTCGAGAGCAAGTTCGATTTCCTGCCGGAAGAGCGCCACGCGAGCAGCGCGGCGGCATTCCTGTCGATCCAGGAAGGGTGCGACAAGTTCTGCAGCTTCTGTGTCGTGCCCTATACCCGCGGCGCCGAATTCTCGCGTCCTGCCGAACAGGTGCTGGCGGAAGCGCGCCGGCTGGTCGCGTCCGGTACCTCGGAGCTCACCCTGCTCGGGCAGAACGTGAACGCCTATCACGGCGAAGCCGGCGGCGGGGAATGGGGCCTCGGGCGGCTGATCCGTGCGCTGGCGGAGATCGACGGGCTGGAGCGGATCCGCTACACGACCTCGCATCCGAACGATGTCGACGAGGAGCTGATCGCCGCGCATCGCGACGTGCCGCAGCTGATGCCCTATCTGCATCTCCCGGTGCAGTCCGGTTCGGACCGCATTTTGCGAGCCATGAACCGCAAGCACGACGCGGCGGCCTACCGCCGTGTCGTCGAGCGGCTGCGCGAGGCGCGTCCGGACCTCGCCCTCTCTTCCGACTTCATCGTCGGGCATCCGGGGGAAAGCGACGCGGATTTCGCCGAGACGCTCAAACTTGTCACGGATATCGGCTACGCTCAGGCCTATTCGTTCAAATACAGCCCCCGGCCCGGCACTCCGGCCGCGGGCACGGACATGCAGGTCGACGAGGCGGTGAAATCGGACAGACTGGAAACATTGCAGCAGCTTCTGAACGCGCAGCAGCTTGCCTACAACGCCGCGTCCGCCGGTACGGTGCAGCCGGTGCTGGTCGAGCGTACCGGCCACAAGGACGGTCAGCTGATCGGGCGCGGCCCCTATATGCAGTCGGTGCATTTCACAGGCTCGGAGCGGCTCGTCGGCACTATCGTCGATGTCCGCATCGATGCCGGCCATGCCAACTCCCTGTCCGGAACCGTGGTCACCAGCGAATGGGGCGGCGTTCCCGGGTTCTCGCCGCGCAACCCCGATCATGAAAGGGCTATTGCTTGA
- the ybeY gene encoding rRNA maturation RNase YbeY, protein MDIAVAVPNPAWTEALPDAERICIASAVAALGSPSRPTELSIVLSSDDEVRALNRDYRKKDSPTNVLSFPSGLASGVGDADMLGDVILAFETVSMEAARDGKSLDSHLRHLVVHGVLHLLGFDHETEAEAVEMERREVEILAGFGIADPYDAVAEPVR, encoded by the coding sequence CTGGATATCGCCGTCGCCGTGCCGAACCCGGCCTGGACGGAAGCATTGCCCGATGCGGAGCGCATCTGCATCGCCAGCGCCGTCGCCGCGCTCGGCAGTCCGTCACGTCCGACCGAACTCAGCATTGTTTTGTCCTCGGACGACGAAGTCCGTGCGCTCAATCGCGATTACCGGAAAAAGGACAGCCCGACCAATGTGTTGTCATTTCCGTCCGGACTTGCATCCGGAGTCGGCGATGCCGATATGCTCGGGGACGTAATCCTCGCCTTCGAAACGGTTTCCATGGAAGCGGCCCGGGACGGAAAATCGCTGGACTCCCATTTGCGCCATCTCGTTGTGCATGGTGTGCTGCATCTGCTCGGGTTCGATCACGAGACCGAGGCGGAGGCGGTCGAGATGGAGCGCCGCGAGGTCGAGATCCTCGCCGGGTTCGGCATCGCGGATCCTTACGACGCGGTCGCGGAGCCGGTGCGATGA
- the metK gene encoding methionine adenosyltransferase: MTQSDYEFTSESVSEGHPDKVCDRISDTVVDMFLAADPLSRVACETLATTDKVILAGEVRGPASVTKDAIVEATREAIRDIGYEQEGFSWKTADIDVLLHEQSTDIAMGVDAAGNKDEGAGDQGIMFGYACRETEALMPAPIHYSHQILKSMAESRKAGAEKGFGPDSKSQVTLKYVGGKPVGATSVVVSTQHDEDLEQDEIREMVRKHVLKVLPEGWMCPEDHFYVNPTGRFVIGGPVGDAGLTGRKIIVDTYGGAAPHGGGAFSGKDPTKVDRSAAYAARWVAKNVVAAGLADKCTIQVSYAIGVSHPLSIYFETYGTGKVDEAKLSSVIRDVVDLSPRGIRERLALSNPIYRPTSAYGHFGREDGGKGFFTWEKLDLVDDLKSAFA; encoded by the coding sequence TTGACTCAATCCGACTACGAATTCACCAGCGAATCCGTTTCCGAAGGACATCCGGACAAGGTCTGTGACCGGATCTCCGATACGGTCGTTGACATGTTTCTTGCGGCGGATCCGCTGAGCCGCGTGGCCTGCGAAACCCTGGCGACGACCGACAAGGTCATCCTGGCCGGCGAAGTGCGCGGACCGGCATCCGTCACCAAGGATGCGATCGTCGAGGCGACGCGCGAGGCTATCCGCGACATCGGCTACGAGCAGGAAGGCTTCAGCTGGAAGACGGCCGATATCGATGTGCTGCTGCACGAGCAGTCGACCGATATCGCGATGGGTGTCGATGCCGCGGGCAACAAGGACGAAGGCGCCGGCGATCAGGGCATCATGTTCGGCTATGCCTGTCGCGAGACCGAAGCGCTCATGCCGGCACCGATCCACTATTCGCACCAGATCCTGAAATCCATGGCCGAGTCACGGAAGGCCGGAGCCGAGAAGGGCTTCGGTCCGGATTCCAAGAGCCAGGTGACGCTGAAATACGTTGGCGGAAAGCCGGTCGGCGCGACTTCCGTCGTGGTTTCCACCCAGCATGACGAGGATCTCGAGCAGGACGAGATCCGGGAGATGGTGCGCAAGCACGTGCTGAAGGTTCTCCCCGAGGGCTGGATGTGCCCGGAAGACCATTTCTATGTGAACCCGACGGGGCGCTTCGTGATCGGCGGCCCGGTCGGCGATGCCGGCCTGACCGGACGCAAGATCATCGTCGACACCTATGGCGGTGCCGCGCCGCATGGCGGCGGCGCCTTCTCCGGCAAGGACCCGACCAAGGTCGACCGCTCGGCCGCTTATGCCGCGCGCTGGGTCGCCAAGAACGTCGTGGCCGCTGGCCTCGCCGACAAATGCACCATCCAGGTGTCCTACGCCATCGGTGTCTCCCATCCGCTCTCGATCTATTTCGAGACCTACGGCACGGGCAAGGTGGACGAGGCCAAGCTCTCGTCCGTCATCCGTGATGTGGTCGATCTCTCGCCGCGCGGCATTCGCGAGCGTCTCGCCCTGAGCAACCCGATCTACCGGCCGACCTCGGCCTACGGTCACTTCGGACGCGAGGATGGCGGCAAAGGGTTCTTTACCTGGGAGAAGCTCGACCTCGTGGACGATCTGAAAAGCGCTTTCGCTTAA
- a CDS encoding PhoH family protein, with the protein MTNEATESVRLEFADHDLLPALLGEHDRNLARIEQKLPVSLSCFGNTVTVEGDKDAVTTAQSALTSLYRRLEGDRDAGKKLKSLDVGTVDAAVKWAQSDDDVANGSNGFNDRSAFVPTWKRAIQPRSPNQHRYIQALSRDELVLGLGPAGTGKTYLAVAMAVSMLMERKVERLILSRPAVEAGERLGFLPGDMKDKVDPYLRPLYDALYDMMPGDQVERRLTAGEIEVAPLAFMRGRTLANSYIILDEAQNTTPTQMKMFLTRLGENSRMAITGDPSQIDLPFGAKSGLVDAMGVLDRIPGVSVVEFSARDVVRHPLVTKIVHAYNDRESARLDDGKK; encoded by the coding sequence ATCACGAACGAGGCCACCGAAAGCGTCCGGCTTGAGTTTGCCGATCACGATCTCCTGCCGGCGCTGCTCGGCGAGCATGACCGGAACCTCGCGCGGATCGAGCAGAAACTCCCCGTTTCCCTCTCCTGCTTCGGAAACACTGTCACGGTGGAGGGCGATAAGGATGCGGTGACCACGGCGCAATCGGCGCTGACCTCGCTCTACAGACGCCTCGAAGGCGACCGGGATGCCGGCAAGAAGCTGAAGAGCCTCGACGTCGGGACGGTGGACGCCGCGGTCAAATGGGCCCAGAGCGACGATGACGTCGCCAACGGGTCCAACGGCTTCAATGACCGTTCCGCTTTCGTGCCGACATGGAAGCGGGCAATCCAGCCGCGTTCCCCGAACCAGCACCGCTATATCCAGGCGCTGTCGCGCGACGAGCTCGTGCTCGGGCTCGGCCCGGCCGGTACCGGCAAGACCTATCTCGCCGTCGCGATGGCGGTCTCGATGCTGATGGAGCGCAAGGTCGAACGCCTGATCCTTTCCCGCCCGGCGGTCGAGGCCGGCGAGCGGCTCGGTTTCCTGCCGGGAGACATGAAGGACAAGGTCGATCCCTATCTCAGGCCGCTCTATGACGCGCTCTATGACATGATGCCGGGCGACCAGGTCGAACGCCGGCTGACGGCGGGCGAGATCGAGGTGGCGCCGCTTGCCTTCATGCGCGGACGGACGCTGGCCAATTCCTACATCATCCTCGACGAGGCGCAGAACACGACGCCGACGCAGATGAAGATGTTCTTGACCCGTCTCGGCGAGAACTCCCGAATGGCGATCACCGGCGATCCGTCGCAGATCGACCTGCCGTTCGGCGCCAAGTCCGGCCTGGTCGATGCCATGGGCGTGCTCGATCGCATTCCCGGCGTCAGTGTGGTCGAGTTTTCCGCCCGGGACGTTGTGCGTCACCCGCTGGTGACGAAGATCGTCCATGCTTACAATGATCGTGAATCGGCCCGTCTCGACGACGGGAAGAAATAA
- the lnt gene encoding apolipoprotein N-acyltransferase: MSSRAAVARLGTGARTTVLRLVRLTGALNIALMVASGAVAALALPPLGIVPALFAFSLLMLSLEHRRSAAGAFWCGWAFAFGHHVAGLYWISNALLVDGERFAWAVPFAAVGLPAVLALYGGLAALLYHRLRPRGWLRAPVFAGAWTLAEMLRGSIATGFPWNLPASAWSFSDVLMQPLALFGAYGYGFFVMLFALSPLLLLRNGAGRLERGIGVCSLLLPLLFLGYGQFRLDAATPLDPAAPTVRVVQGNIPQRDKWNRELIRGHVAKYAMLTRLREADAVPAGFGALPPARLVVWPETAIPYALNREPEFAAYLGSLLPAGDAVLMTGAPLREAVPGFPDATRNYNAVVALDRTGRIIARHDKFHLVPFGEYVPFSEWLPLGPVVKTGQGFTPGTGPGSFEAPGLPPIGSLICYEVIFPGAVTAPAGPRPGLLVNVTNDAWFGFSSGPYQHLAAARMRAVEEGIPIIRAANTGISAVIDAYGRILASLPLERAGAIDSPLPPALPSKTLYARVGDSVAIVLALLPLIAAFLRRAS; this comes from the coding sequence GTGAGCTCCCGGGCGGCCGTTGCCCGTTTGGGCACGGGCGCCCGTACCACCGTTCTGCGGCTCGTGCGCCTGACGGGAGCGTTAAATATTGCTCTGATGGTGGCGTCGGGCGCAGTGGCGGCGCTCGCGCTGCCGCCCCTCGGCATCGTTCCCGCGCTGTTCGCATTCTCCCTGCTTATGCTGTCGCTGGAGCACCGGCGGAGCGCGGCCGGGGCCTTCTGGTGCGGATGGGCTTTCGCCTTTGGTCATCACGTCGCCGGGCTCTATTGGATTTCGAACGCCTTGCTGGTCGACGGTGAGCGGTTCGCCTGGGCGGTGCCGTTCGCCGCCGTCGGGTTGCCGGCCGTACTCGCGCTCTATGGCGGGCTTGCCGCGCTGCTCTATCACCGGCTCCGGCCGCGCGGCTGGCTGCGGGCGCCGGTTTTCGCCGGTGCCTGGACGCTCGCCGAGATGCTGCGCGGGTCGATCGCGACCGGCTTTCCCTGGAATCTGCCGGCCTCCGCCTGGTCCTTTTCCGATGTCTTGATGCAGCCGCTGGCGCTGTTCGGCGCCTATGGCTACGGCTTCTTCGTCATGCTCTTCGCACTCTCTCCGCTGTTGTTGCTGCGGAACGGCGCCGGGCGACTTGAGCGCGGCATCGGTGTCTGCTCGCTTCTGCTGCCGCTGCTTTTTCTCGGTTATGGCCAGTTCCGCCTGGATGCGGCCACGCCGCTCGATCCGGCTGCGCCGACGGTGCGCGTGGTGCAGGGAAACATTCCCCAGCGGGACAAGTGGAATCGCGAGCTGATCCGAGGGCATGTCGCAAAATATGCGATGCTGACGCGGTTGCGCGAAGCCGATGCCGTCCCGGCCGGGTTCGGTGCATTGCCGCCTGCGCGTCTGGTGGTCTGGCCGGAAACGGCAATCCCCTATGCCCTCAATCGCGAGCCGGAGTTCGCGGCCTATCTCGGCTCCCTGCTGCCGGCCGGCGATGCCGTGCTGATGACCGGAGCGCCGCTGCGTGAGGCGGTACCCGGATTTCCCGACGCCACCCGGAACTACAATGCCGTCGTAGCGCTCGACCGCACCGGCCGGATCATCGCCCGGCACGATAAGTTTCATCTCGTTCCGTTTGGCGAATATGTGCCGTTCAGCGAATGGTTGCCGCTCGGACCGGTGGTGAAGACCGGCCAAGGTTTCACGCCGGGCACCGGTCCGGGCAGCTTTGAGGCGCCGGGTCTGCCGCCGATCGGCTCCCTGATCTGCTACGAGGTCATCTTTCCCGGCGCCGTCACGGCGCCTGCCGGACCCCGTCCCGGGCTTCTGGTAAACGTAACCAACGATGCCTGGTTCGGTTTCAGTTCAGGGCCTTACCAGCATCTCGCGGCCGCGCGGATGCGTGCCGTGGAAGAGGGAATCCCGATTATCCGTGCTGCGAATACGGGAATTTCCGCTGTCATCGATGCATACGGACGTATTCTGGCATCGCTTCCTCTTGAGCGGGCGGGCGCGATCGACAGTCCGCTACCCCCTGCTTTGCCAAGTAAAACGCTCTATGCGCGCGTCGGAGACAGCGTGGCAATAGTGCTGGCACTTCTGCCACTAATAGCGGCATTTCTCCGCAGGGCCAGCTAG